One part of the Glycine soja cultivar W05 chromosome 11, ASM419377v2, whole genome shotgun sequence genome encodes these proteins:
- the LOC114376121 gene encoding protein RETICULATA-RELATED 4, chloroplastic-like isoform X2, producing the protein MALASFSNLSTQHLFSHYNHPSLQTCTITIPHGTLIFFPSKLKHCTFITSTAHFFPTTVTAISRVGPRIGPPLAISSAGDGGRSSGSGGGGESGGGGDEEEEERDRNREEVMVALAEAGRSLESFPEDLAAAVTAGRVPGSIVRRLFQLEESAVLGWLLKFGGFRERLLADDLFLAKLLIECVVIIFTKAAAELERRKEKFTKELNFVVANVVTGIVTGFVLVWFPAPTISLKPPLAVSAGPIAKLFYGCPDNAFQVGIGITNALINVQKAVNKTFTAEAENLPIISTSVAFGVYMVVISNLRYQVLAGIIEQRILEPLLHRNKLILTATYFTIRTANTYWGSLLWVDFARWVGVQKIKD; encoded by the exons ATGGCCTTAGCTTCCTTCTCCAATCTCTCCACACAACACTTGTTCTCTCACTACAACCACCCCTCTCTACAAACCTGCACCATCACAATCCCCCATGGAACTCTCATCTTCTTCCCTTCCAAGCTCAAACATTGCACTTTCATCACGTCCACCGCTCATTTCTTCCCCACTACAGTCACAGCCATCTCCAGGGTTGGTCCTAGG ATCGGGCCGCCCTTGGCCATCTCCTCAGCTGGGGATGGTGGCAGGTCGTCGGGgagcggcggcggcggcgaaAGTGGCGGCGGCGGTgatgaagaggaggaggagagggACCGCAATCGGGAAGAGGTGATGGTGGCGCTGGCGGAGGCTGGCAGGTCGCTGGAGAGTTTCCCGGAGGATTTGGCGGCGGCGGTTACGGCAGGGAGGGTGCCGGGTTCGATAGTGCGGAGGTTGTTCCAGTTGGAGGAATCAGCTGTGTTGGGGTGGTTGCTCAAGTTCGGAGGCTTCAGGGAAAGGTTGCTGGCAGATGATTTGTTCTTAGCTAAGCTTCTCATCGAGTGTGTTGTTATCATCTTCACCAAG GCTGCTGCAGAATTGGAGCGCCGTAAAGAAAAATTCACTAAGGAGCTGAATTTTGTTGTTGCTAATGTG gTAACAGGCATTGTAACAGGTTTTGTGCTTGTGTGGTTTCCTGCACCCACTATTTCTCTCAAACCTCCTCTTGCAGTCAGTGCTGGGCCCATTGCTAAATTATTCTATGGTTGTCCTGATAATGCTTTTCAG GTTGGCATAGGTATAACAAATGCATTGATCAATGTACAGAAGGCTGTTAATAAAACATTTACTGCCGAGGCTGAGAATTTACCTATAATATCAACCAGTGTAGCATTTGGAGTTTACATGGTTGTAATTAGCAACCTCAG GTACCAAGTACTTGCAGGaattattgaacaacggattctAGAACCACTACTACACCGAAACAAGCTTATACTAACCGCAACATACTTTACCATTAGAACTGCCAATACCTACTGGGGTTCGCTATT GTGGGTGGATTTTGCTCGATGGGTTGGAGTCCAGAAGATAAAGGATTGA
- the LOC114374620 gene encoding uncharacterized protein C26H5.07c-like produces the protein MEIIFYLLDDSFIKTILKYFSFLIRRACSTSPSLNPTHTKCPFETLKFLLTLLDFPSTTFASIHIYDHEPFRELGNSYLLAGGSEGIVASQANSIHDDGRSYIRFENITFRRTKASTKARGSVSLHIIIFEAVDRNDIGGSAYGGQREICCSSDLAKMRVCKQWEIIRRPFATNINWAVILDVQFKGRSKTASLNSQKVSITKTGMYNLFFVACEPKLKGIVMSGKTAWKNPYGYLPSRMAPLMSGKTAWKNPYVCLNIIWFFQYVRFWDDVLQLQHCIITVIALGLFEMILWYFEYVNFNNTGMRPIVLTTWVVTVGAIKKSISRLLILSVSMGYGVVRPTLGGLTSKVLLLGITYFLASELLNITEYVGTINDVSGRARLLVLPDAFLNAFLILWIFTSLSRTLEQLQVSFPQIPIIFQQLYFPYFESLTILFSQYV, from the exons atggaaattatattttatttgttag atgatagttttataaaaaccatcttaaaatatttttcatttttaattaggcGCGCCTGTTCCACTTCCCCGTCACTCAACCCTACACACACAAAGTGCCCTTTCGAAACCCTAAAATTCCTCCTCACACTCCTCGACTTCCCTTCCACCACCTTCGCATCCATCCACATCTATGATCATGAACCTTTCAGAGAACTTGGCAATTCCTACCTCCTCGCCGGCGGCAGCGAAGGCATCGTCGCTTCCCAAGCCAATTCCATCCACGACGATGGTCGTTCCTACATCCG ATTCGAGAATATAACCTTCAGGAGAACCAAAGCTTCAACTAAGGCACGCGGTTCGGTGTCATTACACATCATAATTTTTGAGGCTGTTGATCGTAATGATATAGGTGGTTCTGCTTATGGTGGACAACGGGAAATTTGTTGCAGTTCTGATTTAGCTAAGATGAGAGTTTGTAAGCAATGGGAGATTATTAGGAGACCTTTTGCAACAAACATTAATTGGGCAGTCATTTTGGATGTACAATTCAAAGGCAGATCTAAAACTGCAAGTCTAAATTCTCAGAAAGTTTCTATCACAAAGACTGGaatgtataatttgttttttgtagCTTGTGAACCCAAGCTCAAGGGCATAGTAATGAGTGGGAAGACAGCATGGAAAAACCCTTATGGGTATTTACCTAGTAGGATGGCCCCACTAATGAGTGGGAAGACAGCATGGAAAAACCCTTATGTTTGCCTTAACATCATTTGGTTTTTTCAATATGTGAGATTTTGGGATGATGTACTGCAACTTCAGCACTGTATCATAACTGTCATTGCTCTTGGATTGTTTGAGATGATTCTCTGGTATTTTGAGTATGTGAATTTCAACAATACTGGAATGAGACCTATTGTGCTCACAACATGGGTTGTCACTGTTGGggctataaaaaaatcaatatcacgacttcttattctctctgtTTCAATGGGTTATGGTGTTGTGCGACCCACTTTGGGTGGTCTTACATCAAAGGTTCTTTTACTTGGAATAACTTACTTTCTAGCATCCGAGTTACTGAATATTACTGAATATGTGGGGACCATCAATGATGTGTCAGGAAGGGCAAGACTCCTAGTTCTTCCTGATGCTTTCTTAAATGCATTTTTGATATTATGGATTTTTACATCTCTTTCAAGAACACTGGAGCAGTTACAAGTATCTTTTCCTCAAATTCCTATTATTTTCCAGCAGCTATATTTTCCCTATTTTGAATCTCTTACTATCTTGTTTTCtcaatatgtttga
- the LOC114376121 gene encoding protein RETICULATA-RELATED 4, chloroplastic-like isoform X1, whose amino-acid sequence MALASFSNLSTQHLFSHYNHPSLQTCTITIPHGTLIFFPSKLKHCTFITSTAHFFPTTVTAISRVGPRIGPPLAISSAGDGGRSSGSGGGGESGGGGDEEEEERDRNREEVMVALAEAGRSLESFPEDLAAAVTAGRVPGSIVRRLFQLEESAVLGWLLKFGGFRERLLADDLFLAKLLIECVVIIFTKAAAELERRKEKFTKELNFVVANVVTGIVTGFVLVWFPAPTISLKPPLAVSAGPIAKLFYGCPDNAFQVALPGTSYTLLQRIGAIVRNGAKLFVVGTGASLVGIGITNALINVQKAVNKTFTAEAENLPIISTSVAFGVYMVVISNLRYQVLAGIIEQRILEPLLHRNKLILTATYFTIRTANTYWGSLLWVDFARWVGVQKIKD is encoded by the exons ATGGCCTTAGCTTCCTTCTCCAATCTCTCCACACAACACTTGTTCTCTCACTACAACCACCCCTCTCTACAAACCTGCACCATCACAATCCCCCATGGAACTCTCATCTTCTTCCCTTCCAAGCTCAAACATTGCACTTTCATCACGTCCACCGCTCATTTCTTCCCCACTACAGTCACAGCCATCTCCAGGGTTGGTCCTAGG ATCGGGCCGCCCTTGGCCATCTCCTCAGCTGGGGATGGTGGCAGGTCGTCGGGgagcggcggcggcggcgaaAGTGGCGGCGGCGGTgatgaagaggaggaggagagggACCGCAATCGGGAAGAGGTGATGGTGGCGCTGGCGGAGGCTGGCAGGTCGCTGGAGAGTTTCCCGGAGGATTTGGCGGCGGCGGTTACGGCAGGGAGGGTGCCGGGTTCGATAGTGCGGAGGTTGTTCCAGTTGGAGGAATCAGCTGTGTTGGGGTGGTTGCTCAAGTTCGGAGGCTTCAGGGAAAGGTTGCTGGCAGATGATTTGTTCTTAGCTAAGCTTCTCATCGAGTGTGTTGTTATCATCTTCACCAAG GCTGCTGCAGAATTGGAGCGCCGTAAAGAAAAATTCACTAAGGAGCTGAATTTTGTTGTTGCTAATGTG gTAACAGGCATTGTAACAGGTTTTGTGCTTGTGTGGTTTCCTGCACCCACTATTTCTCTCAAACCTCCTCTTGCAGTCAGTGCTGGGCCCATTGCTAAATTATTCTATGGTTGTCCTGATAATGCTTTTCAG GTGGCTTTACCTGGAACATCGTATACCCTTCTACAAAGAATAGGTGCTATAGTG CGGAACGGCGCAAAGCTATTTGTAGTTGGCACCGGTGCTTCATTG GTTGGCATAGGTATAACAAATGCATTGATCAATGTACAGAAGGCTGTTAATAAAACATTTACTGCCGAGGCTGAGAATTTACCTATAATATCAACCAGTGTAGCATTTGGAGTTTACATGGTTGTAATTAGCAACCTCAG GTACCAAGTACTTGCAGGaattattgaacaacggattctAGAACCACTACTACACCGAAACAAGCTTATACTAACCGCAACATACTTTACCATTAGAACTGCCAATACCTACTGGGGTTCGCTATT GTGGGTGGATTTTGCTCGATGGGTTGGAGTCCAGAAGATAAAGGATTGA
- the LOC114376763 gene encoding protein PNS1, producing MGASEHVVVEKEKENETVAEAKKEEKDLEKGGGVGVEERKFHSNNNNNDVNDHEESHISSFHRLNPTNPLRIVINSSTRVATPPPPAQSQRSHTHTRSIPTPQQQQPEPQPQPVTLNSRKYTNRISLFLFVLHMFLAVTLVFFLVFKGVQGLIQESESNKRKEKNVLKYFLPQVEAASFMSIILAFIWQGAIRKWPTFMLHFILWFTFVVSLAAGILLICFQKPATDGVGVCFIAFAIGNGLYACWVSHRIKFCCKVLSLSLQPVSKFPDLSKPTYYVLGAGFLWISLWILAVIGALNFYFPPLVIIALVLSLAWTTEVMRNVVNITVSRVIALYYLRGMQSSTQFCFLRALTRNLGSACLGSLFVPAIEALRIVARGLNLLEGEDEFMFCCAHCCLRVMESIFRNGNGWAYVQIAAYGKGFVKASQDTWALFEKEDMVSIVDADITSSICFLTGVCSGSLCVIVVAAWTYKVHQTFTATLSLLTFFIGYLLTRIAMAVPHACVSCYYVCYAETPENRLFDKTIKDRQALLKTGRDVVPTPRGIRRYTRT from the exons ATGGGTGCCTCGGAACAT GTGGTGgttgagaaagagaaagagaatgaaacTGTAGCTGAAGCAAAGAAGGAGGAGAAAGACTTGGAGAAAGGGGGTGGTGTGGGTGTTGAAGAGAGAAAGTttcatagtaataataataataatgatgttaATGATCATGAAGAATCTCATATCTCAAGTTTCCACAGGTTGAACCCCACTAACCCTTTGAGAATTGTGATTAATAGCTCCACCAGAGTCGcaactcctcctcctcctgctcAATCTCAACGTTCTCACACCCACACGCGCTCCATTCCAACCCCACAACAACAA CAACCCGAACCCCAACCACAACCGGTGACACTGAATTCGAGAAAATACACCAACAGAATATCcttgtttctttttgttctccACATGTTTTTAGCGGTTACGCTTGTGTTTTTTCTCGTGTTCAAGGGAGTTCAAGGGCTAATCCAGGAATCAGAATCTAACAAGAGGAAAGAGAAAAACGTGTTAAAGTATTTTCTTCCCCAAGTGGAGGCTGCATCTTTTATGAGCATAATTCTTGCATTTATTTGGCAAGGGGCGATTAGGAAATGGCCAACTTTTATGCTTCATTTCATACTTTGGTTTACTTTTGTGGTGTCTCTGGCTGCTGGGATTCTCCTAATTTGCTTCCAAAAGCCCGCCACTGATGGTGTTGGAGTGTGTTTCATTGCTTTTGCAATTGGGAATGGCTTATATGCTTGTTGGGTAAGTCATAGAATTAAGTTTTGTTGTAAGGTATTGAGTTTGTCTCTTCAACCTGTCTCCAAATTCCCTGATCTGAGCAAACCCACTTATTATGTGCTTGGGGCTGGATTCTTGTGGATATCTCTATGGATTTTAGCAGTAATTGGAGCATTGAACTtctattttcctcctttggtcATCATTGCATTGGTGCTGAGTTTGGCTTGGACTACTGAGGTCATGAGGAATGTTGTTAACATCACTGTTAGTAGGGTTATTGCCTTGTATTACCTCAGAGGAATGCAATCTAGCACCCAATTTTGCTTTCTGAGAGCCTTGACTCGGAATCTTGGAAGTGCTTGTTTGGGGTCTCTCTTTGTGCCTGCAATTGAAGCCCTGAGAATTGTCGCCCGGGGGCTCAATTTGCTTGAGGGAGAAGATGAGTTCATGTTTTGTTGTGCTCACTGTTGTTTAAGAGTCATGGAATCCATTTTCAGAAATGGCAATGGCTGGGCATATGTACAG ATTGCAGCATATGGAAAAGGTTTTGTAAAGGCATCCCAGGACACTTGGGCCCTATTTGAGAAAGAAGATATGGTGTCAATTGTAGATGCTGATATAACCAGCTCAATTTGCTTCCTCACAGGAGTTTGCAGCGGCTCTCTTTGTGTCATTGTTGTGGCTGCTTGGACCTACAAAGTACACCAAACTTTCACAGCCACCCTATCCCTCCTCACATTCTTCATTGGATACCTTTTG ACTAGGATTGCCATGGCAGTGCCTCATGCCTGTGTGAGTTGTTATTATGTATGCTATGCTGAGACTCCGGAGAATAGATTGTTTGATAAAACAATTAAGGATCGTCAGGCCTTGTTAAAAACTGGCCGTGATGTGGTTCCTACGCCAAGGGGAATTAGGAGGTATACAAGGACCTAA